A stretch of the Candidatus Thermoplasmatota archaeon genome encodes the following:
- a CDS encoding elongation factor EF-2, whose translation MGRKEDNIAKARDLMHKPEYIRNIDIAAHIDHGKTTLSDNLVAGAGMMSEELAGKQLVMDFDEQEAARGITINAASASMVHTIDGQDYLINLIDTPGHVDFGGDVTRAMRAVDGCVIVVCAVEGPMPQTETVVRQALREKVKPILFINKTDRLINELKLGPVELQQRIAKHITEVNGLIMKMVPQEFKEAWTLRPETGNVVIGSAYNNWAISVPWMKKTGLTFKDVIDHCNAGDQKGLAKKAPLHRVLLNASITHHPAPHVAQKYRIPHIWKGDLESEVGKAMVNCDENGPLTLMVTKIIIDPHAGEIAFGRLFSGRVQKGQDLYVMGQAGKNRSQQVAVMVGADRIPVDQVTAGNIAAVQGLRDAIAGSTVSTSPDIEPFERIVHVSEPVVTVAVEAKQTKDLPKLVEVLRTVAKADPSIQVQINQETGENLMSGMGELHLEITEYRIRNDHGVDIKTSAPIVVYRECVLGRTPQPFEGKSPNKHNKFYVTAEILEDSLVQAIKNGEIPDSNGKIKDVKALVPKLVELGWDRDFSKGLFGLVGTNVFVDVTKGIQGIHETKELILDAFKEVCARGPRAGEPIQAVKFVLHDAKLHEDAVHRGPAQVIPAVRNACYGAMTVAGTTLLEPMQKVYISVPQDVMGGATREMQQRRSVIEDMESEGDMAIIHAKAPVAAMFGFAGAIRSAAQGRVLWSTENVGFQALPRELLDKVTGEIRTRKGLKPEPYGADYYAG comes from the coding sequence ATGGGCCGAAAGGAAGACAACATCGCGAAGGCCCGCGACCTCATGCACAAGCCGGAGTACATCCGGAACATCGACATCGCGGCTCACATCGACCACGGCAAGACCACGCTCTCGGACAATCTCGTCGCGGGCGCGGGCATGATGTCGGAGGAGCTCGCGGGCAAGCAGCTCGTCATGGACTTCGACGAGCAGGAAGCGGCCCGCGGCATCACGATCAACGCGGCCTCGGCGTCGATGGTGCACACGATCGACGGCCAGGACTACCTCATCAACCTCATCGACACGCCCGGCCACGTCGACTTCGGCGGCGACGTCACGCGCGCGATGCGCGCGGTCGACGGCTGCGTCATCGTCGTCTGCGCCGTCGAGGGCCCGATGCCCCAGACGGAGACCGTCGTGCGCCAGGCGCTCCGCGAGAAGGTGAAGCCGATCCTCTTCATCAACAAGACGGACCGCCTCATCAACGAGCTCAAGCTCGGCCCGGTCGAGCTGCAGCAGCGCATCGCGAAGCACATCACCGAGGTCAACGGCCTCATCATGAAGATGGTGCCCCAGGAGTTCAAGGAGGCCTGGACGCTGCGTCCCGAGACGGGCAACGTCGTCATCGGCTCCGCGTACAACAACTGGGCCATCTCGGTCCCGTGGATGAAGAAGACGGGCCTCACGTTCAAGGACGTCATCGATCACTGCAACGCGGGCGACCAGAAGGGCCTCGCGAAGAAGGCGCCGCTCCACCGCGTGCTCCTCAACGCGTCCATCACGCACCACCCGGCGCCGCACGTCGCGCAGAAGTACCGCATCCCCCACATCTGGAAGGGCGACCTCGAGAGCGAGGTCGGCAAGGCGATGGTCAACTGCGACGAGAACGGGCCGCTCACGCTGATGGTCACGAAGATCATCATCGACCCGCACGCGGGCGAAATCGCGTTCGGCCGCCTCTTCTCCGGCCGCGTCCAGAAGGGGCAGGACCTCTACGTCATGGGCCAGGCCGGCAAGAACCGCAGCCAGCAGGTCGCGGTCATGGTCGGCGCCGACCGCATCCCCGTGGACCAGGTCACGGCCGGCAATATCGCGGCCGTGCAGGGCCTGCGCGACGCGATCGCCGGTTCGACGGTCTCGACGTCCCCCGACATCGAGCCCTTCGAGCGCATCGTGCACGTGTCGGAGCCGGTCGTCACGGTCGCCGTCGAGGCCAAGCAGACGAAGGACCTCCCGAAGCTCGTCGAGGTTCTCCGCACGGTCGCCAAGGCCGACCCGTCGATCCAGGTCCAGATCAACCAGGAGACGGGCGAGAACCTCATGAGCGGCATGGGCGAGCTCCACCTCGAGATCACGGAGTACCGCATCCGCAACGACCACGGCGTGGACATCAAGACGTCCGCCCCGATCGTCGTGTACCGCGAGTGCGTCCTCGGCCGCACGCCGCAGCCCTTCGAGGGCAAGTCCCCGAACAAGCACAACAAGTTCTACGTCACGGCCGAGATCCTCGAGGATTCCCTCGTCCAGGCGATCAAGAACGGCGAGATCCCCGACTCGAACGGCAAGATCAAGGATGTCAAGGCCCTCGTTCCGAAGCTCGTCGAACTCGGATGGGACCGCGACTTCTCGAAGGGCCTCTTCGGCCTCGTGGGCACCAACGTCTTCGTCGACGTGACGAAGGGTATCCAGGGCATCCACGAGACGAAGGAACTCATCCTCGACGCCTTCAAGGAGGTCTGCGCCCGCGGACCCCGCGCGGGCGAGCCGATCCAGGCCGTCAAGTTCGTGCTCCACGACGCGAAGCTGCACGAGGACGCGGTCCACCGCGGCCCCGCGCAGGTCATCCCGGCCGTCCGCAACGCGTGCTACGGCGCGATGACGGTCGCCGGCACGACGCTCCTCGAGCCGATGCAGAAGGTCTACATCAGCGTCCCGCAGGACGTGATGGGCGGCGCGACGCGCGAGATGCAGCAGCGCCGCAGCGTCATCGAGGACATGGAGTCCGAAGGCGACATGGCGATCATCCACGCGAAGGCCCCCGTCGCCGCGATGTTCGGCTTCGCGGGCGCGATCCGCTCGGCCGCCCAGGGCCGCGTCCTGTGGTCCACGGAGAACGTCGGCTTCCAGGCCCTTCCCCGTGAACTCCTCGACAAGGTCACGGGCGAAATCCGCACGCGCAAGGGCCTCAAGCCCGAGCCGTACGGCGCGGACTACTACGCCGGCTGA
- a CDS encoding exosortase/archaeosortase family protein gives MHPGQSSTRLEARLVREALAAARALKSHAIPLLVIALGLYFLYEPTLGWLANAWMNDEYYGHGILVPLLATFLAWRVRARFGAGQGAGATRAVLFLAPAILLYATAATLADPFVYSLSLIAALWGVAVYVIGPKSALPLAGPALFLLLAVPLPGLLEIGVELQKLAVWGTTKVLAVTGISFVQDNFIIQAGDLRFEVIPLCSGLSSLISILTLGTFVAGVSPLRNVSRGLLILAAVPIALAANVLRVATSIWVGVVWGPEVSQSFLHGLSSLFLFLVAFAGVLALRALLIKIEAKVYRNG, from the coding sequence ATGCACCCGGGCCAGTCGTCCACCCGACTCGAGGCGCGCCTCGTCCGCGAGGCCCTCGCGGCGGCGCGGGCGCTCAAGTCACACGCGATCCCGCTCCTCGTGATCGCGCTGGGACTCTATTTCCTGTACGAGCCCACCCTCGGCTGGCTCGCCAACGCGTGGATGAACGACGAATACTACGGTCATGGCATCCTCGTCCCCCTCCTCGCGACGTTCCTTGCGTGGCGCGTCCGCGCGCGGTTCGGCGCAGGCCAGGGCGCGGGCGCGACCCGGGCCGTGCTCTTCCTTGCGCCCGCGATCCTCCTCTACGCGACCGCAGCAACCCTCGCCGATCCCTTCGTCTACTCGCTTTCCCTCATCGCCGCGCTCTGGGGCGTCGCGGTCTACGTGATCGGCCCGAAGAGCGCCCTTCCGCTTGCGGGACCCGCGCTCTTCCTCCTGCTCGCAGTCCCGCTCCCCGGCCTGCTCGAGATCGGCGTCGAGCTCCAGAAGCTCGCGGTCTGGGGCACGACGAAGGTGCTCGCGGTGACGGGCATCTCGTTCGTGCAGGACAACTTCATCATCCAGGCCGGCGACCTGCGCTTCGAGGTCATCCCGCTCTGCAGCGGCCTCTCGAGCCTCATCAGCATCCTCACGCTCGGCACGTTCGTCGCGGGCGTCTCGCCGCTCAGGAACGTCTCGCGCGGCCTCCTCATCCTCGCCGCGGTCCCCATCGCGCTCGCCGCGAACGTGCTGCGGGTCGCGACGAGCATCTGGGTGGGCGTCGTCTGGGGTCCCGAGGTCAGCCAGTCCTTCCTCCACGGGCTCTCGAGCCTCTTCCTCTTCCTCGTCGCGTTCGCGGGCGTCCTCGCCCTGCGCGCGCTCCTCATCAAGATCGAAGCGAAGGTGTACCGGAATGGCTGA
- a CDS encoding glycosyltransferase family 4 protein → MRICFIAPFNPVPREGTTQGGHIGGVERYSDCLTQELAGRGLDVTILCTGESNEVTQRGRVRIVQRRRAGVFMRTPFGFILDEAMKDYDLYHVPATYPSYSELLPLLAKLRGKPSVLDYHFDVPPMGAAVKILAPLYYAFAKHAFATTGAIILKNHGYEMTSPGLRTLPSDIFRVIPNGVDTDFYAPVANPTRDYLLFVGRLVPFKGVATLLEALALVPAADRLPLKVAGSGPERANLEAKARALGLDVEFLGFVTNEQLRDLYANARATVLPSISHQESFGMTLIESMACGTPVIASELPGTTYVAAYGGNLFARADPKDLARALVETARGTRDAPRGHALAAAIRAKYSWAGVAAQIHALYLELDAAARGEPLRRVAVEGPAPPETTSARVRP, encoded by the coding sequence TTGCGGATCTGTTTCATCGCCCCCTTCAATCCCGTCCCCCGCGAGGGGACGACGCAGGGCGGCCACATCGGCGGCGTCGAGCGGTACAGCGACTGCCTCACGCAGGAGCTCGCCGGGCGCGGCCTCGATGTCACCATCCTGTGCACGGGCGAGTCCAACGAGGTCACGCAACGCGGCCGCGTGCGCATCGTGCAGCGGCGCCGCGCGGGCGTCTTCATGCGCACGCCCTTCGGGTTCATCCTCGATGAGGCGATGAAGGACTATGATCTCTACCACGTCCCCGCGACGTATCCTTCGTACTCCGAGCTTCTTCCCCTTCTCGCGAAGCTCCGCGGGAAGCCCTCGGTGCTCGATTACCATTTCGACGTGCCGCCCATGGGCGCCGCCGTGAAGATCCTCGCGCCTCTCTACTACGCCTTCGCGAAGCACGCCTTCGCGACGACGGGCGCGATCATCCTGAAGAACCACGGCTACGAGATGACGTCGCCGGGCCTCCGCACGCTCCCGAGCGACATCTTCCGCGTGATCCCGAACGGGGTCGACACGGATTTCTACGCGCCGGTCGCGAACCCGACGCGCGACTACCTCCTCTTCGTCGGTCGCCTCGTTCCCTTCAAGGGCGTGGCGACCCTCCTCGAGGCGCTCGCGCTCGTCCCGGCCGCGGACCGCCTGCCGCTCAAGGTCGCGGGCTCGGGCCCCGAGCGCGCGAACCTCGAGGCGAAGGCGCGCGCGCTCGGCCTCGACGTCGAGTTCCTCGGATTCGTCACGAACGAGCAGCTGCGCGACCTCTACGCCAACGCGCGCGCGACCGTTCTCCCGAGCATCAGCCACCAGGAGAGCTTCGGCATGACGCTCATCGAGTCGATGGCCTGCGGCACGCCGGTCATCGCGAGCGAGCTGCCGGGAACCACGTACGTCGCGGCCTACGGCGGGAACCTGTTCGCGAGGGCCGACCCCAAGGATCTCGCGCGCGCCCTCGTCGAGACGGCGCGCGGCACCCGCGACGCGCCGCGCGGCCACGCGCTCGCGGCGGCCATCCGCGCGAAGTATTCCTGGGCCGGCGTCGCCGCCCAGATCCACGCGCTGTACCTCGAACTCGACGCCGCCGCGCGCGGCGAGCCGCTTCGCCGCGTTGCCGTCGAAGGACCCGCGCCCCCCGAGACAACGTCCGCGAGGGTCAGGCCGTGA
- a CDS encoding alkaline phosphatase family protein produces MKLLVIFLDGFHPDYLKHPRAKALADLAARSAVSEMEPVLGFSNANKVSLFTGTAPDVHEQWSYFQYAPDKSPFKTAATQAFRWIDHVPGELPRKGLKFALSKTYVARYGRARGYPKLSWENVPIGLLENFDHTERDLLKGVGVPSLFSIATAHGHRCAWVDVPWYPKDRHLAKLEHAIRENDVVVMYNANMDAAGHWFAPEAGSKFDAWLERTDALVARALGWAREHWGSAFETMLVSDHGMASTMRHVNLPKILKSIPGHGRDFIPFIDSTMARFWFHTDSAKRRVEDAMAAVGNGRFLDESDRRALGVDFAHRGYGDAIYLLEPTTAFYPAYVSWVKPRGMHGYDPRHPTQTAAFLTTGRTPSPRVRSTTLLNDMLHSIGIREHPPPTRGGATALTGERHAHACAACGGH; encoded by the coding sequence GTGAAGCTCCTCGTCATCTTCCTCGACGGGTTCCACCCCGATTACCTCAAGCATCCGCGCGCCAAGGCGCTCGCGGACCTCGCGGCGCGAAGCGCCGTGAGCGAGATGGAGCCCGTGCTGGGGTTCTCGAACGCGAACAAGGTGTCGCTCTTCACGGGCACGGCCCCCGACGTGCACGAGCAATGGAGCTACTTCCAATACGCGCCGGACAAGTCTCCATTCAAGACCGCCGCGACGCAGGCGTTCCGATGGATCGACCACGTTCCGGGCGAGCTCCCGCGCAAAGGGCTCAAGTTCGCGCTGTCGAAGACCTACGTGGCGCGCTACGGCCGCGCGAGGGGTTATCCGAAGCTCAGCTGGGAGAACGTGCCGATCGGGCTCCTCGAGAACTTCGACCACACGGAGCGCGACCTCCTCAAGGGCGTCGGCGTCCCCTCGCTCTTCTCCATCGCGACCGCGCACGGCCACCGCTGTGCTTGGGTCGACGTGCCGTGGTATCCCAAGGACCGCCATCTCGCGAAGCTCGAGCACGCGATCCGCGAGAACGACGTGGTCGTGATGTACAACGCGAACATGGACGCCGCCGGCCACTGGTTCGCCCCCGAAGCGGGCTCCAAGTTCGATGCCTGGCTCGAGCGCACGGACGCGCTTGTCGCCCGCGCGCTCGGATGGGCCCGCGAGCATTGGGGCTCCGCGTTCGAAACGATGCTCGTCTCCGACCACGGCATGGCCTCGACGATGCGCCACGTGAACCTCCCGAAGATCCTCAAATCGATCCCGGGCCACGGCAGGGATTTCATCCCGTTCATCGACTCCACGATGGCGCGCTTCTGGTTCCACACGGACTCCGCCAAGCGCCGCGTCGAGGATGCGATGGCCGCGGTCGGAAACGGTCGTTTCCTCGACGAAAGCGACCGCCGCGCGCTCGGCGTCGACTTCGCGCACCGCGGCTACGGCGACGCCATCTACCTTCTCGAGCCCACCACGGCGTTCTACCCAGCCTACGTCTCGTGGGTGAAACCCCGCGGCATGCACGGCTACGATCCGCGCCACCCGACGCAGACCGCGGCGTTCCTGACGACGGGCCGCACGCCTTCCCCGCGGGTCCGCTCCACGACGCTCCTCAACGACATGCTCCACTCGATCGGCATTCGCGAGCACCCGCCGCCCACGCGCGGCGGGGCGACCGCCCTCACGGGGGAACGCCACGCCCATGCGTGCGCAGCGTGCGGCGGACATTGA
- a CDS encoding CPBP family glutamic-type intramembrane protease: MAEGLTDVVCAACGARTSVPLEGAGRFVVKCRACGKRGVVDVAPEARTRGRPAELKRVARFTASPVFERIYHRLEDVSSHVPANRWEIVGVYFGVTALAEAAVYVNPYYGFLLHAVVLFGLLIHAGALWNRSEPLSRLAVAISVLPVIRLVSLAIPLSQFSFLQWFLILGVVVSLATITALGVLGESARAMGLRASEPRHRALEIGVVALGVPLGLIEYHILAPSALVPNASLPALVGPALMMIVFGGVLEELIYRGLLLRTLLGPFGTAGAVAIPALANAILAIAYGSAAMVFVVLVAGLAFGLVARRTGSVVGVGLSHGVANTLLFVVLPVTGMPF, translated from the coding sequence GTGGCGGAGGGACTGACGGACGTCGTCTGCGCCGCCTGCGGCGCGCGCACCTCGGTCCCCCTCGAAGGCGCCGGTCGGTTCGTCGTGAAATGCCGCGCCTGCGGAAAGCGCGGCGTCGTCGACGTCGCGCCGGAGGCGCGCACGCGCGGCAGGCCCGCGGAGCTCAAGCGCGTTGCGCGTTTCACGGCGTCCCCGGTGTTCGAGCGCATCTACCACCGGCTCGAGGACGTGTCGTCGCACGTTCCCGCGAACCGGTGGGAGATCGTCGGCGTCTACTTCGGCGTGACCGCGCTCGCCGAAGCGGCCGTGTACGTCAATCCCTATTACGGATTCCTCCTCCACGCCGTCGTCCTCTTCGGCCTCCTCATCCACGCGGGCGCCCTCTGGAACCGCAGCGAACCGTTGAGCCGGCTCGCGGTCGCGATCTCGGTCCTGCCCGTGATCCGGCTCGTGAGCCTCGCGATCCCGCTGTCGCAGTTCTCGTTCCTCCAATGGTTCCTCATCCTCGGCGTCGTCGTCTCGCTCGCGACGATCACCGCCCTCGGCGTTCTCGGCGAATCCGCCCGAGCGATGGGGCTTCGCGCGAGCGAGCCCCGCCACCGCGCGCTCGAGATCGGCGTCGTCGCGCTCGGCGTTCCGCTCGGCCTCATCGAGTACCACATCCTCGCGCCGAGCGCGCTCGTGCCGAACGCGAGTCTGCCCGCCCTCGTCGGACCCGCCCTCATGATGATCGTGTTCGGCGGCGTCCTCGAGGAGCTCATTTACCGCGGCCTGCTCCTCAGGACGCTCCTCGGACCCTTCGGAACCGCGGGCGCGGTCGCGATTCCCGCGCTCGCGAACGCCATCCTCGCGATCGCCTACGGCTCGGCCGCGATGGTCTTCGTCGTCCTCGTCGCGGGCCTCGCCTTCGGCCTCGTCGCCCGGCGCACCGGAAGCGTCGTCGGCGTGGGCCTCTCGCACGGCGTCGCGAACACGCTGCTGTTCGTCGTCCTTCCGGTCACCGGGATGCCGTTCTGA
- a CDS encoding glycosyltransferase family 2 protein — MTAVPVRGTVTILIPTKNEEAGIGETLRAIPLAALAQQNWLVDLLVVDGSSRDRTREIAANLGARVVVRRGNGKGNDFRAALSAIKGDIVVMIDADNTYPAEAIPEFVEAAANGSDVVMGTRLKGRIEEGAMTSTNRFGNRALSLLASVLYGRRCTDVCTGMWAFKRSALDKLHLNAERFEIEAELFAQSAKAGLRIKEIPIQYRLRSGKSGLSAWKDGPKIAAKLARKRIVR, encoded by the coding sequence GTGACGGCCGTCCCGGTCCGCGGCACGGTCACCATCCTGATTCCGACGAAGAACGAGGAAGCCGGCATCGGCGAGACGCTCCGCGCGATCCCGCTCGCGGCCCTCGCGCAGCAGAACTGGCTCGTCGACCTCCTCGTCGTCGACGGCTCGAGCCGCGACCGCACGCGCGAGATCGCCGCCAACCTGGGGGCGCGTGTCGTCGTCCGTCGCGGCAACGGCAAGGGCAACGACTTCCGCGCCGCCCTTTCCGCCATCAAGGGCGACATCGTGGTCATGATCGACGCCGACAACACCTATCCGGCGGAGGCGATTCCCGAGTTCGTCGAGGCCGCCGCGAACGGCTCGGACGTCGTCATGGGCACGCGCCTGAAGGGACGCATCGAGGAGGGCGCCATGACCTCCACGAACCGCTTCGGAAACCGCGCCCTCTCGCTCCTCGCCTCGGTCCTCTACGGTCGCCGCTGCACCGATGTCTGCACGGGCATGTGGGCCTTCAAGCGCAGCGCGCTCGATAAGCTCCACCTCAACGCCGAGCGCTTCGAGATCGAGGCGGAGCTCTTCGCGCAGAGCGCGAAGGCCGGCCTCCGCATCAAGGAGATCCCGATCCAGTACCGCCTCCGCAGCGGCAAGAGCGGGCTCAGCGCCTGGAAGGACGGTCCGAAGATCGCGGCGAAGCTCGCCCGGAAGCGGATCGTTCGATAA
- a CDS encoding PaaI family thioesterase, with product MTDADVIATLDDLIRIPPFHAYLGVEVVRAAPGLAVLRIPPKEEFVGNPLVPAVHGGIIAALVDLAGGAALFIETQIPTPTIDMRVDYLRPAIAGRPLIAEARVASSGKHVAFVDVDVKDDQDRLVARGRCVYSVKDRASPPPGRAYPIG from the coding sequence GTGACCGACGCGGACGTCATCGCGACGCTCGACGACCTCATCCGCATCCCGCCCTTCCACGCGTACCTCGGGGTCGAGGTCGTCCGGGCGGCTCCCGGCCTCGCGGTGCTGAGGATCCCGCCGAAGGAGGAGTTCGTGGGCAACCCGCTTGTGCCCGCGGTCCACGGCGGCATCATCGCGGCGCTCGTCGACCTCGCGGGCGGCGCCGCGCTCTTCATCGAGACGCAGATCCCGACCCCGACGATCGACATGCGCGTCGACTACCTGCGGCCCGCGATCGCCGGGCGACCGCTCATCGCGGAGGCGCGCGTCGCGTCGTCCGGCAAGCACGTCGCGTTTGTGGACGTCGACGTGAAGGACGACCAGGACCGCCTCGTCGCGCGGGGCCGCTGCGTGTACAGCGTGAAGGATCGCGCCTCGCCCCCGCCGGGCCGCGCGTACCCGATCGGGTGA
- a CDS encoding winged helix-turn-helix domain-containing protein produces the protein MASEKRSRIEIIQEIMSLVAQGHRKTRIMYGANLSYDMLVKYLDLLVEKGFITVDDKGRYAVTPTGSEFARDLDRVTRHFRVDETPAPAMRL, from the coding sequence TTGGCATCCGAGAAGCGAAGCCGCATCGAGATCATCCAGGAAATCATGAGCCTGGTGGCGCAGGGCCACCGCAAGACGAGGATCATGTACGGCGCGAATTTGAGCTATGACATGCTCGTCAAGTATCTCGACCTTCTCGTCGAGAAGGGATTCATCACGGTCGACGACAAGGGCCGCTACGCGGTGACGCCGACGGGCAGCGAGTTCGCGCGCGACCTCGACCGCGTCACGCGGCACTTCCGCGTCGACGAGACCCCCGCGCCCGCGATGCGCCTTTGA
- a CDS encoding MEDS domain-containing protein, which translates to MTTPPGLADGRRLRRHDHAVFVYGSMTELSKALGVFLKRGIDRREVAVFVHAFEDDARARDFALRSHAAAERLDAEKRLVVAHHVDAFEARKGAIDYTHVSEVVTSLDRMAQEGGWDGVRIFVDASRVYFESGRVKEWFAFETWLGPTLHASCGLICAYRKADLADPAMVQRVAATHAYRYGDET; encoded by the coding sequence TTGACCACTCCACCAGGTCTCGCGGACGGACGGCGCCTGCGGCGGCACGACCATGCGGTCTTCGTTTACGGCTCCATGACCGAGCTTTCGAAAGCCCTGGGCGTATTCCTCAAGCGGGGCATCGACCGGCGCGAGGTCGCCGTCTTTGTCCACGCCTTCGAGGACGACGCGCGCGCCCGGGACTTCGCGCTGCGCAGCCACGCCGCCGCGGAACGCCTCGACGCGGAGAAGAGGCTCGTCGTCGCGCATCACGTCGACGCATTCGAGGCGAGGAAGGGCGCGATCGACTACACGCACGTCTCGGAAGTCGTGACTTCCCTCGACCGCATGGCGCAGGAAGGGGGCTGGGACGGCGTCCGCATCTTCGTGGACGCGAGCCGCGTGTACTTCGAGTCGGGCCGCGTGAAGGAGTGGTTCGCCTTCGAGACATGGCTTGGACCGACCCTCCACGCGTCGTGCGGCCTCATCTGCGCCTACCGAAAAGCGGACCTGGCGGATCCCGCGATGGTGCAGCGGGTGGCCGCCACGCACGCCTATCGCTACGGCGACGAGACGTGA
- a CDS encoding polysaccharide pyruvyl transferase family protein translates to MDMKAIDGAERLMMRMSERLPANEHRILVLGSFGFGNLGDEAILSMLLDDLAGRDLTVVSRDPDATRAMHGVRAVQAVSPASGWAAWRADALVLGGGGVFSGLGGKLTKGLAYYMRGFQAIGKAIHFHALGIYPDTDPATLRILLPVLRKARTLSVRDETSHTFLESLGIPSTQIPDPVTALEPLGREAAVKALEAEGIDAGRPWIGVSPRRVRKNQEHLERELLGALRALQARGHPILFLPTAHFPYGTYTNDLHFSRELAAKLDPQLTGVVAGLHHPKLAAALFRIPRVHVPMRLHAMIFASRVGRPSTAIAYADKVADVADELGIGHVSIPELNADDLVRRVEGLL, encoded by the coding sequence ATGGACATGAAGGCAATCGACGGCGCGGAACGCCTGATGATGCGAATGAGCGAGCGCCTGCCTGCGAACGAACACCGCATCCTGGTCCTCGGATCATTTGGCTTCGGCAATCTGGGCGATGAAGCCATTCTCAGCATGCTGCTCGATGACCTCGCGGGTCGGGACCTCACGGTCGTATCGCGCGACCCCGACGCGACGCGCGCCATGCACGGCGTCCGTGCCGTGCAGGCGGTTTCTCCTGCCTCCGGTTGGGCTGCGTGGCGAGCCGATGCCCTCGTCCTGGGAGGCGGCGGCGTCTTCAGCGGGCTCGGCGGGAAGCTTACGAAGGGTCTCGCCTACTATATGCGGGGCTTCCAAGCGATCGGGAAAGCCATTCATTTCCACGCCCTTGGCATCTACCCGGACACGGATCCCGCGACGCTCCGCATCCTTCTCCCCGTTCTTCGAAAGGCCCGTACGCTTTCGGTCCGCGACGAGACCTCGCACACTTTCCTCGAGAGCCTCGGCATCCCCTCGACTCAGATTCCCGATCCCGTGACGGCGCTCGAGCCCCTCGGGCGCGAGGCAGCCGTCAAGGCGCTCGAGGCTGAAGGCATCGACGCGGGCCGACCATGGATCGGCGTTTCGCCGCGCCGCGTCCGCAAGAACCAGGAGCACCTCGAACGCGAGCTTCTCGGCGCGCTCCGGGCGCTCCAGGCTCGCGGACACCCGATCCTCTTCCTTCCAACGGCCCATTTCCCATATGGGACCTACACGAACGATCTGCATTTTTCCCGAGAACTCGCCGCGAAGCTCGACCCGCAGCTGACGGGTGTCGTCGCGGGTCTGCATCACCCGAAGCTCGCCGCGGCGCTGTTCCGGATACCCCGCGTGCACGTTCCCATGCGGCTCCATGCGATGATCTTCGCCTCGCGCGTGGGACGTCCGTCGACGGCGATCGCCTATGCGGACAAGGTCGCCGACGTCGCGGACGAGCTGGGGATCGGCCACGTTTCGATCCCTGAGCTCAATGCCGACGACCTTGTGCGTCGCGTCGAAGGTCTCCTTTGA
- a CDS encoding exosortase-associated EpsI family protein, giving the protein MAETKPNYRPLYVVLGATVFAVVLASPVDAFQTGGVTFIDTELKSGQREKRQFVDTKHPIGDPESLRDFPTSLGRWNMSYEYDWNFLQELLSTDLLLSRDYRAPGVYVPVSLLIIQSTNVSSFHPAPVCYKAQGFTIRDELTTTVTVPVKDSSWAESGWLSEREGRVFKGAIEAKELVVERTTKDGATQRELNLYFYMKEEKRDVTDRIAWIRVSMFVPAEGDYSAHRGIMMDLMGEVVPRLFVFSERQGSATVAEYLASKIAGSA; this is encoded by the coding sequence ATGGCTGAGACGAAACCGAACTACCGCCCGCTCTACGTGGTGCTCGGCGCCACCGTCTTCGCCGTCGTCCTCGCGTCCCCCGTCGACGCCTTCCAGACGGGCGGCGTCACGTTCATCGACACGGAGCTGAAGTCTGGCCAACGCGAGAAGCGGCAATTCGTCGACACGAAGCACCCGATCGGCGACCCCGAGAGCCTGCGCGACTTCCCGACGTCGCTTGGCCGCTGGAACATGTCGTACGAATACGACTGGAACTTCCTGCAGGAGCTGCTCTCGACCGACCTTCTCCTCAGCCGCGACTACCGCGCGCCCGGGGTCTACGTGCCGGTGAGCCTGCTCATCATCCAGTCCACGAACGTGTCGAGCTTCCACCCCGCGCCCGTCTGCTACAAGGCGCAGGGCTTCACGATCCGCGACGAGCTCACCACCACCGTCACGGTTCCCGTCAAGGATTCGAGCTGGGCCGAGAGCGGGTGGCTCTCGGAGCGCGAGGGGCGGGTGTTCAAGGGCGCGATCGAAGCGAAGGAGCTCGTCGTCGAGCGCACCACGAAGGACGGCGCCACGCAGCGCGAACTGAACCTCTACTTCTACATGAAAGAGGAGAAGCGCGACGTGACGGACCGCATCGCGTGGATCCGCGTCAGCATGTTCGTGCCCGCCGAGGGCGACTACTCCGCGCATCGCGGCATCATGATGGACCTCATGGGCGAGGTCGTGCCCCGCCTCTTCGTCTTCAGCGAGCGCCAGGGCAGCGCCACCGTCGCCGAGTATCTCGCCTCGAAGATCGCCGGATCCGCTTAG